In Clupea harengus chromosome 1, Ch_v2.0.2, whole genome shotgun sequence, one DNA window encodes the following:
- the LOC116223345 gene encoding uncharacterized protein LOC116223345: protein MTFQVMDMVDSELDRHQRSSDVSRMLSTAEDNISAGHYDDLFSGLIQRFIAEFSYSDSIFSDEVDDVSDTAFSTRSQSTRSGTASQKLENMLGLFTRVMISQVMDVLRIESGVELDRDMIRTRSPSSVGSVLGTDSSDYGCFVTVLMLRLLAKIKDQPNASADMMYSSRELIEKVLSEFSSASGTPNFQTYPSTLKIQATSRTMDKFLLKEFGPETVLQRAVETQDVSFDRTLLTALRKELLQQCDTEATAAPSAQAAPPSPQPVPVADEGRTSRTKLKMPKKRFNIKMPKRVNRKVSPANSFPGITDQHSETPAPHTPSDETVPAMSTSGQKTRKRSFFLRIFACCTFGTSEA, encoded by the exons ATGACCTTCCAGGTTATGGATATGGTTGATTCAGAGCTGGATAGACATCAAAGATCTTCTGATGTATCCAGGATGTTGTCGACAGCTGAAGATAATATTAGTGCTGGTCACTACGATGATCTGTTCTCTGGATTGATCCAGAGGTTCATTGCAGAATTCAGTTATTCTGACTCTATTTTCTCGGATGAAGTGGATGACGTCAGCGACACAGCATTTTCTACCAGGAGCCAAAGCACCCGATCTGGCACTGCCTCACAAAAACTTGAAAACATGTTAGGTCTGTTCACCAGGGTGATGATTAGCCAAGTAATGGATGTCCTCCGCATTGAATCAGGAGTCGAACTGGACAGAGATATGATAAGAACACGAAGTCCCTCCTCTGTAGGCTCTGTGCTCGGTACAGACAGCAGCGACTATGGCTGTTTTGTCACTGTTCTGATGCTAAGGCTGTTAGCCAAAATCAAGGATCAACCAAATGCCTCTGCTGATATGATGTATTCCTCCCGAGAGTTGATTGAGAAAGTCCTGTCCGAGTTCAGTAGTGCCTCAGGAACTCCAAACTTCCAGACTTATCCAAGCACCTTAAAGATTCAGGCAACATCCAGAACCATGGACAAGTTCCTTCTGAAGGAATTTGGACCCGAAACTGTCCTGCAGAGAGCTGTGGAGACACAGGATGTCTCTTTTGATAGAACCTTGCTGACGGCCTTGAGAAAGGAACTGCTGCAGCAGTGTGATACAGAAGCTACTGCTGCCCCATCAGCCCAAGCTGCTCCACCCTCCCCTCAGCCAGTGCCTGTTGCAGATGAGGGGCGAACCAGCAGGACTAAACTGAAGATGCCCAAAAAGAGGTTCAACATAAAG ATGCCAAAAAGAGTCAACAGGAAAGTGTCTCCCGCCAATTCCTTTCCCGGCATAA CTGATCAGCATTCAGAGACACCTgcccctcacactccatctgaTGAGACGGTTCCTGCCATGTCTACATCTGGACAGAAGACACGCAAACGATCCTTTTTCCTCAGGATTTTCGCATGCTGCACTTTTGGCACATCTGAAGCTTAG
- the kat8 gene encoding histone acetyltransferase KAT8: MQVWPLQSGVFPLGAACCFSGSLESTLLLRSAKMSGSGVGVALSNARLSIRENAYDNCGTDDRMDVELDSGHSVNDRGDMESGNRATCSSNGSGGEDDEAEAVDREREAGGSSTPRSGDGAMLVGGREQEVTVEIGETYLCQRADKTWHSAEVIQFRLNEQEGREEFYVHYVGFNRRLDEWVGKSRLALTKTVKDAVRKSVEECGELGDQPERKITRNQKRKHDEINHVQKTYAEMDPTTAALEKEHEAITKVKYVDKIQIGNFEIDAWYFSPFPEDYGKQPKLWICEYCLKYMKYEKTFRYHLTQCQWRQPPGKEIYRRNNISVYEVDGRDHKIYCQNLCLLAKLFLDHKTLYFDVEPFIFYILTEVNRQGAHIVGYFSKEKESPDGNNVACILTLPPYQRRGYGKFLIAFSYELSKLENTVGSPEKPLSDLGKLSYRSYWSWVLLEILRDFRGTLSIKDLSQMTSITQSDIISTLQSLNMVKYWKGQHVICVTPKLVEEHLKSAQYKKPPITVDTVCLKWAPPKHKQAKFSKK, translated from the exons ATGCAAGTCTGGCCTCTGCAATCTGGCGTCTTCCCGCTGGGTGCCGCATGTTGTTTCAGCGGAAGTCTCGAGTCGACGTTATTGTTACGTTCTGCCAAGATGTCGGGCTCTGGCGTTGGTGTCGCACTGTCAAACGCGCGCCTTTCAATTCGAGAAAATGCTTATGATAATTGTGGTACCGACGATAGAATGGATGTTGAATTAGACTCTGGTCACTCTGTAAACGATCGGGGAGACATGGAATCTGGAAATCGTGCCACTTGTTCCTCAAACGGCAGTGGCGGAGAGGACGATGAAGCAGAGGCCGTTGATAGGGAAAGGGAAGCCGGGGGCTCGAGTACACCCCGCTCAGGCGATGGAGCAATGTTGGTTGGCGGAAGGGAGCAAGAGGTCACCGTAGAAATCGGGGAGACCTACCTTTGTCAGCGCGCGGACAAAACATGGC ATTCTGCTGAAGTCATCCAGTTCAGACTGAATGAACAGGAAGGCAGAGAGGAGTTCTACGTCCACTATGTGGGAT tTAACCGGAGGCTAGATGAGTGGGTGGGCAAGTCTCGTCTGGCGCTCACAAAGACAGTGAAGGATGCGGTGAGGAAGAGTGTGGAGGAGTGTGGGGAGCTGGGGGATCAGCCTGAGAGGAAGATAACCCGAAACCAGAAACGCAAACACGATGAGATCAATCATGTCCAGAAg ACGTACGCAGAGATGGACCCCACGACAGCAGCCCTGGAGAAGGAGCACGAGGCG ATCACCAAAGTGAAGTATGTGGATAAGATCCAGATTGGAAACTTTGAGATTGATGCCTGGTACTTCTCGCCGTTCCCAGAGGATTATGGGAAGCAGCCCAAGTTGTGGATCTGCGAGTACTGTCTGAAGTATATGAAGTATGAGAAGACGTTCCGTTACCACCTG ACACAGTGCCAGTGGCGACAGCCCCCAGGAAAGGAGATCTATCGCAGGAACAACATCTCTGTATACGAGGTGGACGGTCGAGACCATAAG ATCTACTGCCAAAACCTGTGCCTGCTGGCCAAACTGTTCTTGGACCATAAAACACTATACTTCGATGTGGAGCCATTCATCTTCTACATTCTGACCGAGGTCAACAGACAAGGGGCACATATAGTGGGATACTTCTCCAAG GAGAAAGAGTCACCAGATGGCAATAATGTAGCCTGTATACTTACACTTCCTCCATACCAGCGGAGGGGATATGGAAAATTCCTTATAGCTTTCA GCTATGAGCTGTCCAAGCTGGAGAACACTGTGGGCTCGCCAGAGAAGCCGCTGTCAGATTTGGGGAAGCTGAGCTACCGGAGTTACTGGTCGTGGGTCCTCTTGGAGATCTTACGAGACTTCAGGGGAACGTTGTCCATTAAAGATCTcag TCAGATGACAAGCATCACACAGAGTGACATCATCAGCACCCTGCAGTCTCTGAACATGGTGAAGTACTGGAAGGGCCAGCATGTCATCTGTGTCACCCCCAAACTAGTGGAGGAGCACCtgaagagtgctcagtacaagaAACCCCctatcacag TGGACACAGTGTGTCTGAAGTGGGCCCCACCCAAACACAAGCAGGCCAAGTTTTCCAAGAAGTGA